A DNA window from Daucus carota subsp. sativus chromosome 3, DH1 v3.0, whole genome shotgun sequence contains the following coding sequences:
- the LOC108214633 gene encoding mechanosensitive ion channel protein 6, translating to MAAPPSMSSSHHTQSFDNYTVININNETEFHPNNVWRDSSFDFSNDVKSVDSETNAAQRASLSEVPESPDLYGQISPKAEKFSFSESLQQRRGRNGGSGGSSNRSVPRESELMRMKTKSRLIDPPEHFEDFRRSMKSGGCIEEESEYHDDDPYVEEDFPEEFKMIKFSKWAVIQVFCMIVIIAALVCSLFVKFSDKNKLLGVELWRWGLLLLALLCGRLVAGWGIRVVVFFIELNCMLRKRVLYFVYGLRSAVKNCLWLALILVAWRFTLYEKVESLAHGKVLVCVTKTWVCLLVGTLIWFLKTLIVKVLASSFHVSTFFNRIQDALFDQYVIETLSGPPLMDIHIEMEEEQIMAEVRQLQNAGATVPPEFRRTISSSSEKLDRSTKSRKRFPTFKSSRFSTVATKKENEGITIDHLHRLNQKNISAWNMKKLMNIVRKGTLSTLDEQTRDCIGEHKGAVQITSENQAKLAAKKIFCNVAKPGSKHIFQDDLMQFMRDDEALKTISLFEGASGWRGISRRELKNWMVNTFRERRALVLSLNDTKKAINKLHQMLNIFVGLIIAGLWLLILKVASTHFFVLLSSQLLLVVFVFGNTCKTMFEGIIFLFVMHPFDIGDRCEVDEVQLVVEEMNILTTTFLRYDNQKICYPNSVLSNKPISNYYRSPDMGDAIDFCIHISTPVEKIALMKEKITSYIEKMSDYWYPAPMIVLRDIEDMNRLKISIWLSHRINFQDMGERWVRRALLVEEMIKIFKELEIEYRMLPMDVNVQNLPAMASNRLPSNWTSCAN from the exons GCTGCTCAGCGTGCATCATTGTCTGAGGTTCCTGAGAGTCCTGATCTTTATGGTCAGATTTCACCTAAGGCTGAGAAGTTTTCGTTTAGTGAGAGCCTGCAGCAGAGGCGTGGAAGAAATGGAGGATCTGGTGGCAGCTCCAACAGGTCGGTTCCTAGAGAATCTGAACTCATGAGAATGAAGACCAAGTCTAGGCTGATTGATCCACCGGAGCACTTTGAAGATTTTAGGAGAAGCATGAAGTCTGGTGGATGTATAGAGGAAGAAAGTGAGTATCATGATGATGATCCTTatgtggaggaagattttcctGAAGAGTTTAAAATGATCAAGTTTAGTAAGTGGGCTGTCATACAAGTTTTTTGCATGATTGTTATTATTGCTGCTTTGGTTTGTAGCCTTTTTGTGAAGTTTTCTGACAAGAACAAATTGCTTGGAGTTGAATTGTGGAGATGGGGTTTACTGCTTTTGGCTTTGTTGTGTGGGAGATTGGTTGCGGGTTGGGGGATTCGGGTGGTTGTATTTTTTATTGAGCTCAACTGTATGTTGAGAAAACGTGTTCTTTATTTTGTTTACGGGTTAAGGAGTGCTGTTAAGAATTGTCTCTGGTTGGCCTTGATTTTGGTTGCTTGGAGATTCACTTTGTATGAGAAAGTTGAGAGTTTGGCTCATGGTAAGGTCTTGGTTTGTGTGACTAAAACTTGGGTTTGCTTATTGGTGGGGACTTTGATATGGTTTCTGAAGACTCTGATTGTTAAGGTGCTTGCTTCTTCGTTTCATGTCAGTACGTTTTTCAATCGTATTCAGGATGCTTTGTTTGATCAATATGTGATCGAGACCCTCTCAGGGCCACCCTTAATGGATATTCATATAGAGATGGAAGAAGAGCAAATCATGGCTGAGGTTCGGCAGCTGCAGAATGCTGGAGCTACTGTCCCTCCTGAGTTCAGGAGAACTATTTCTTCAAGCAGCGAAAAACTGGATAGGAGTACTAAAAGCCGGAAAAGATTTCCAACCTTCAAAAGCTCTAGATTTTCAACAGTGGCAACTAAGAAGGAAAATGAGGGGATTACTATTGATCACTTGCACAGGTTGAATCAAAAGAATATATCAGCGTGGAACATGAAGAAATTGATGAATATCGTCCGTAAAGGAACTCTTTCAACTCTAGATGAGCAAACAAGGGACTGCATTGGTGAGCATAAGGGTGCAGTGCAGATCACGAGTGAAAATCAAGCCAAACTAGCAGCCAAGAAGATTTTCTGCAATGTGGCTAAGCCAGGCTCAAA ACACATATTCCAGGACGATTTGATGCAGTTCATGAGAGACGACGAAGCATTGAAGACCATAAGTCTATTTGAAGGGGCCAGTGGATGGAGAGGAATTAGCAGGAGAGAACTGAAGAATTGGATG GTGAATACGTTCAGAGAGCGAAGAGCCCTGGTCTTGTCCCTGAATGATACTAAAaaagctataaacaaacttCATCAAATGCTCAACATATTTGTAGGCCTAATCATAGCGGGTCTCTGGCTTCTCATACTCAAAGTCGCGAGTACTCATTTCTTTGTGCTTCTGAGCTCCCAGTTACTTTTAGTTGTCTTTGTGTTCGGAAACACGTGCAAGACCATGTTTGAAGGGATCATTTTCTTGTTCGTGATGCACCCTTTTGATATCGGTGATCGTTGCGAGGTTGACGAAGTTCAG TTGGTAGTGGAGGAGATGAATATATTGACGACGACGTTTCTGAGATACGATAACCAGAAGATCTGTTATCCGAACAGCGTGTTATCAAACAAGCCCATCAGTAATTACTATCGGAGTCCAGATATGGGAGATGCCATTGATTTCTGCATTCACATTTCAACTCCTGTAGAAAAGATTGCTTTGATGAAGGAAAAGATCACAAG CTACATCGAGAAGATGAGTGATTACTGGTATCCAGCTCCAATGATCGTTCTGCGAGACATTGAGGATATGAACAGGCTAAAGATATCGATATGGCTTTCACACCGGATTAACTTTCAGGACATGGGCGAAAGGTGGGTGAGGAGAGCGCTCCTTGTTGAAGAGatgatcaaaatatttaaagagCTTGAAATCGAATATCGTATGCTGCCTATGGACGTGAATGTCCAGAACTTGCCAGCTATGGCCTCAAACAGACTTCCTTCAAACTGGACATCTTGCGCTAATTGA